Proteins from a genomic interval of Musa acuminata AAA Group cultivar baxijiao chromosome BXJ1-9, Cavendish_Baxijiao_AAA, whole genome shotgun sequence:
- the LOC135581909 gene encoding E3 ubiquitin-protein ligase SIRP1-like has protein sequence MEASRVARYWCHLCSRMVNPVMEEEIKCPVCDSGFVEEMNGEGEEVDATADLEFSRDLSLWAPILLGMLSGSLRRRRLRREEEEEEEEEEENAEQDRDLETILRRRRRTTAILQLLQALGEGSRTESDGGDESERDRAHMVLINLLNSAMEGSLGANQSRGQSSSDGRAGVPLGDYFLGPGLDLLLQHLAENDPNCYGTPPAGKAAVEAMPTVKIEESMSCSICLEELEAGAEAREMPCKHKFHGGCILPWLELHSSCPVCRFQLATDESKVSNVSASAGAGVSAGATRVEAHGQSGSSSDGGSERGFRLPVPWPLTGLFSLLGSHRTGNSSSQPSSSSSSTGSSSPTDAN, from the coding sequence ATGGAGGCATCTCGGGTTGCTAGATATTGGTGCCACTTGTGCTCCAGAATGGTGAATCCGGTCATGGAAGAGGAGATCAAATGCCCAGTCTGTGACAGTGGATTCGTGGAAGAGATGAATGGGGAAGGAGAGGAAGTAGACGCAACTGCCGATCTGGAATTCAGCAGAGACCTCTCCCTCTGGGCTCCGATCTTGCTCGGGATGCTCAGTGGCTCCTTGCGACGCCGAAGGCTCCgccgggaagaggaggaggaagaggaggaggaggaggagaacgcgGAGCAGGACCGCGATCTGGAAACGATTctgcgacggcggcggcggaCCACAGCCATCCTTCAGTTGCTCCAAGCCCTCGGGGAGGGCAGCAGAACGGAGTCCGATGGTGGTGATGAGAGCGAGAGGGACAGGGCGCACATGGTGCTCATCAACCTCCTCAACAGCGCCATGGAAGGATCTTTAGGTGCAAACCAGTCCCGAGGACAAAGCTCGAGCGACGGCCGCGCCGGTGTCCCGTTAGGAGATTACTTTCTGGGACCAGGATTGGATCTTTTGTTGCAGCACTTGGCGGAGAACGATCCGAATTGCTACGGAACACCACCGGCTGGGAAAGCAGCAGTGGAGGCAATGCCCACTGTGAAGATTGAGGAGAGCATGAGCTGTTCGATCTGCTTGGAGGAGCTCGAAGCCGGCGCAGAGGCCAGGGAGATGCCCTGCAAACATAAATTCCATGGTGGGTGCATATTGCCATGGCTCGAGCTCCACAGTTCGTGCCCCGTTTGCAGGTTTCAGCTGGCAACAGATGAATCCAAGGTCTCAAATGTCAGTGCCAGTGCAGGTGCCGGTGTCAGTGCAGGTGCCACCAGGGTGGAAGCTCATGGTCAGAGTGGTAGTAGTAGTGATGGAGGGAGTGAGAGAGGATTCCGGTTACCAGTTCCTTGGCCTTTAACTGGGTTGTTCTCCTTGTTGGGGTCTCACCGCACCGGCAACTCCTCGTCCCAGCCATCATCCTCATCATCCTCGACTGGAAGTAGCTCTCCGACTGATGCAAACTGA